A region of Kribbella sp. NBC_01245 DNA encodes the following proteins:
- a CDS encoding GuaB1 family IMP dehydrogenase-related protein, giving the protein MRFHHDRVPQQDLAFSDVFLVPNRSGIASRLDVDLSTNDGSGTTIPVVAANMTAVSGRRMAETIARCGGLAVIPQDIPVDVVADVVAWVKERHTVYDTPLTMSPNGTVGEALNLLPKRGHGAVIVVDQGRAVGVVTEADCQGVDRYTQLDAVMSRDLLALPDGIAAEDAFGQLYDGRHRLAPVVDEGGRIAGILTRQRALRSTLYRPAVDAAGKLRVGAAIGINGDAEQKAKALLDAGIDLIVIDTAHGHQERMLDVLRIVRSLDPQVPVVAGNVATAEGVVDLVAAGADIVKVGVGPGAMCTTRMQTAVGRPQFSAVLECATKARELGKHVWADGGVRHPRDVALALAAGASNVMIGSWFAGTYESPGDPQRDGDGRIYKESFGMASARAVHLRTSDETPFQRARKGFFSEGISTARMYLDPDRPSVEDLLDSIVSGIRSSSSYVGATTLAEFHDRAVVGIQSAAGYSEGMPVGTSW; this is encoded by the coding sequence GTGCGCTTTCATCACGATCGGGTCCCTCAGCAGGACCTTGCGTTCAGTGACGTGTTCCTGGTGCCGAACCGTTCGGGGATCGCGTCCCGGCTGGACGTGGACCTCTCGACCAACGACGGCAGTGGTACAACGATCCCGGTCGTCGCGGCGAACATGACGGCGGTTTCCGGGCGGCGGATGGCCGAGACGATCGCCCGTTGCGGTGGACTGGCCGTCATCCCGCAGGACATCCCGGTCGACGTGGTCGCCGACGTCGTGGCGTGGGTCAAGGAACGGCACACGGTGTACGACACTCCGCTGACGATGTCGCCCAACGGCACCGTCGGCGAGGCGCTGAACCTGTTGCCCAAGCGCGGCCATGGCGCCGTCATCGTCGTCGACCAAGGCCGTGCGGTCGGCGTGGTGACCGAAGCCGACTGCCAGGGCGTCGATCGGTACACCCAGCTCGACGCTGTCATGTCCCGCGACCTGCTCGCGCTTCCCGATGGCATCGCCGCCGAGGATGCGTTCGGTCAGTTGTACGACGGTCGCCATCGCCTCGCGCCCGTCGTCGACGAAGGCGGCCGCATCGCCGGGATCCTCACCCGCCAACGCGCCCTCCGCTCGACCCTGTACCGGCCAGCCGTCGACGCGGCAGGCAAGCTCCGGGTCGGCGCGGCCATCGGTATCAACGGAGACGCCGAGCAAAAGGCGAAGGCCCTGCTCGACGCCGGTATCGACCTCATCGTGATCGACACCGCGCACGGTCACCAGGAGCGCATGCTCGACGTATTGCGCATCGTCCGATCCCTTGACCCGCAGGTGCCGGTCGTCGCGGGCAACGTGGCCACGGCCGAAGGCGTTGTCGACCTCGTGGCCGCCGGCGCCGACATCGTGAAGGTGGGCGTTGGTCCCGGAGCCATGTGCACCACGCGTATGCAGACGGCGGTCGGTCGCCCGCAGTTCTCCGCCGTACTCGAGTGTGCGACCAAGGCGCGAGAGCTCGGCAAACACGTCTGGGCCGACGGCGGCGTCCGGCATCCCCGGGACGTCGCGCTGGCCCTGGCCGCGGGGGCGTCGAACGTGATGATCGGGTCTTGGTTCGCCGGCACGTACGAGTCGCCCGGTGACCCGCAGCGTGACGGCGACGGGCGCATCTACAAGGAAAGCTTCGGCATGGCGTCGGCGCGCGCGGTGCATCTCCGTACGTCGGACGAGACGCCGTTCCAGCGTGCGCGCAAGGGGTTCTTCAGCGAAGGCATCTCCACGGCCCGGATGTACCTCGATCCCGATCGCCCGAGCGTCGAAGACCTGCTCGACTCCATCGTCTCCGGCATCCGCAGCTCCTCCAGCTACGTGGGCGCCACCACGCTCGCCGAATTCCACGACCGCGCTGTTGTCGGCATCCAAAGCGCCGCCGGCTACTCCGAAGGCATGCCCGTCGGCACGAGTTGGTAA